In the Drosophila takahashii strain IR98-3 E-12201 chromosome 3R, DtakHiC1v2, whole genome shotgun sequence genome, one interval contains:
- the sgll gene encoding pyridoxine/pyridoxamine 5'-phosphate oxidase isoform X1, with translation MKLLQTIRRMSQGNSEVPLSALRLKYHERKDAFLEDDIKVKNPFCVFRDWLELALKTPEILEPNAAALATVSSEGKPSNRYVLVKEATAEGFTFFTNYGSRKADEIKSNPNVAISFYWLPLRRSVRIEGVAEKISPEDSLRYFHQRPRASQIGAAASPQSQRIPSRSYLDEVEAGIKGQLGPDGEVPLPNWGGYLVRPDLIEFWQGQTDRLHDRIRFRRGAGVESEVDGKLVHKGEDGWVYERLAP, from the exons A TGAAGTTGCTGCAGACGATTCGCAGGATGAGCCAAGGAAACTCGGAGGTGCCTCTTTCGG CACTTCGCCTCAAGTACCATGAGCGCAAGGACGCCTTTCTGGAGGACGACATCAAGGTGAAGAATCCCTTCTGCGTGTTTCGCGACTGGCTGGAGTTGGCCCTGAAAACGCCAGAGATCCTGGAGCCCAATGCCGCCGCTCTGGCCACCGTGAGCTCCGAGGGAAAGCCCTCCAATCGCTATGTGCTGGTCAAGGAAGCCACCGCCGAGGGATTCACCTTCTTCACCAACTACGGAAGCCGCAAGGCGGACGAGATCAAGTCGAATCCCAATGTGGCCATATCCTTCTACTGGCTGCCCTTGCGGCGGAGTGTCCGCATCGAGGGCGTGGCCGAGAAGATCTCGCCGGAGGACTCCCTTAGGTACTTCCACCAGCGACCTAGGGCCAGTCAAATTGGAGCCGCTGCCAGCCCCCAAAGCCAGCGGATTCCATCCCGAAGCTACTTGGACGAGGTGGAGGCCGGAATCAAGGGGCAACTGGGTCCCGATGGAGAGGTTCCACTCCCAAACTGGGGTGGCTATCTGGTGCGTCCCGACCTCATTGAATTCTGGCAGGGCCAGACCGACCGCCTCCACGATCGCATCCGCTTCAGACGAGGTGCTGGAGTGGAGTCGGAGGTGGACGGGAAGCTGGTCCACAAAGGAGAGGATGGTTGGGTCTACGAGCGGCTGGCTCCCTAA
- the sgll gene encoding pyridoxine/pyridoxamine 5'-phosphate oxidase isoform X2 — MSQGNSEVPLSALRLKYHERKDAFLEDDIKVKNPFCVFRDWLELALKTPEILEPNAAALATVSSEGKPSNRYVLVKEATAEGFTFFTNYGSRKADEIKSNPNVAISFYWLPLRRSVRIEGVAEKISPEDSLRYFHQRPRASQIGAAASPQSQRIPSRSYLDEVEAGIKGQLGPDGEVPLPNWGGYLVRPDLIEFWQGQTDRLHDRIRFRRGAGVESEVDGKLVHKGEDGWVYERLAP, encoded by the exons ATGAGCCAAGGAAACTCGGAGGTGCCTCTTTCGG CACTTCGCCTCAAGTACCATGAGCGCAAGGACGCCTTTCTGGAGGACGACATCAAGGTGAAGAATCCCTTCTGCGTGTTTCGCGACTGGCTGGAGTTGGCCCTGAAAACGCCAGAGATCCTGGAGCCCAATGCCGCCGCTCTGGCCACCGTGAGCTCCGAGGGAAAGCCCTCCAATCGCTATGTGCTGGTCAAGGAAGCCACCGCCGAGGGATTCACCTTCTTCACCAACTACGGAAGCCGCAAGGCGGACGAGATCAAGTCGAATCCCAATGTGGCCATATCCTTCTACTGGCTGCCCTTGCGGCGGAGTGTCCGCATCGAGGGCGTGGCCGAGAAGATCTCGCCGGAGGACTCCCTTAGGTACTTCCACCAGCGACCTAGGGCCAGTCAAATTGGAGCCGCTGCCAGCCCCCAAAGCCAGCGGATTCCATCCCGAAGCTACTTGGACGAGGTGGAGGCCGGAATCAAGGGGCAACTGGGTCCCGATGGAGAGGTTCCACTCCCAAACTGGGGTGGCTATCTGGTGCGTCCCGACCTCATTGAATTCTGGCAGGGCCAGACCGACCGCCTCCACGATCGCATCCGCTTCAGACGAGGTGCTGGAGTGGAGTCGGAGGTGGACGGGAAGCTGGTCCACAAAGGAGAGGATGGTTGGGTCTACGAGCGGCTGGCTCCCTAA
- the LOC108061287 gene encoding pyridoxine/pyridoxamine 5'-phosphate oxidase → MSSVLVQKVWGTLWTAGSMCRFRQHVCHVSHQVNNVASEEQRIYDEPYVIFQNWLMAAQREAPQVRPRLACMATVDKSGEPVTRLTSIEEVSANGITFFTTLGSRQAGEISANPHVSLHFNWAPLMRSVRIAGSAHQLTKEQALDQFRRYPRHIQMCITHGPRYAAADWESRSGFFAQVVQRLNTWLGKKPEEIQMPPNWGGYLLTPSLFEFGMLSGQKAGRTRVRFRRCLEIPRGTRVGNIQAERQDWVYDSCEEN, encoded by the exons ATGTCGTCCGTTTTGGTACAAAAGGTTTGGGGCACGCTGTGGACCGCGGGATCGATGTGCCGCTTTCGGCAGCACGTCTGCCATGTTTCCCACCAGGTCAACAATGTAGCCAGCGAGGAGCAGCGGATTTACGACGAGCCGTACGTCATCTTCCAGAACTGGCTGATGGCCGCCCAAAGAGAGGCGCCTCAGGTGCGACCGCGTCTCGCCTGTATGGCCACTGTGGATAAATCCGGGGAACCCGTGACCCGTTTGACCAGCATTGAGGAGGTAAGCGCCAACGGAATCACCTTCTTCACGACCCTGGGCAGCCGGCAGGCGGGCGAGATTAGCGCCAATCCGCACGTTTCGCTGCACTTCAACTGGGCGCCACTCATGCGCAGTGTCCGGATAGCAGGATCCGCCCACCAGCTGACGAAGGAGCAGGCTCTGGATCAGTTCCGAAGATACCCCCGACACATCCAGATGTGCATCACCCACGGGCCACGATATGCGGCGGCCGACTGGGAGTCCCGGTCTGGATTTTTTGCACAGGTCGTACAGCGCTTGAACACGTGGCTGGGCAAGAAGCCGGAGGAGATCCAAATGCCACCGAACTGGGGAGGATATCTACTGACACCAAGCCTTTTCGAATTCGGGATGCTTAGCGGTCAAAAGGCCGGAAGGACTCGGGTGCGATTCCGTCGCTGTCTCGAAATTCCAAGG gGAACAAGAGTTGGCAACATTCAAGCTGAGAGGCAGGATTGGGTCTATGATTCGTGTGAGGAAAACTAG